Below is a genomic region from Halorussus caseinilyticus.
GAACCCGACCTGCTTCCCACCCGTCGTCTCGACCTCGATTTGGTTCGTGCCGTTTTGGAGCGAGAGAGTGGGGGTCTCGGATTCGCCGGGGGCGAGCGCCGAGGTCTGGTACGTCCGGCCGTTGACGGTGACTTCGACGCGGCCGGTCGGCGCGGTCGTAACGACGCCCGCGTCGGTCCCCGACACCCGGACCGTCGCGGCGTCCGTCGCCTCCATCTCCGCCCGAACCGTCTCACCAGCGTTCAAGTAGACGCGCTCGCGGTAGGTGCCGGAGTCTACGTCGCGGCCGCCGGGCGCGGTCTCGGCGGTCTTCGACAGCACGGTCTCGTCGCCGACGTGGAGCGCGAGGTCCGCGCGACCGCCGTGTTCGTCGCCGTACGTCGTCGCGGTCGTCGCTTTCACCACCCACGGCAGACGCAACGTGTAGTAGCCCGACTCACGCGCGTAGAACAGCGTCCGCGTCTTCTCCCGCGAGACTGACCCGTAGTCTTCGGGGTTGCCGTGGACGTTCACCCGCGGCGTCCCGTACCGCGTCTCCACCCCGTCGTTCCCCGTGAGTGTGAGTGATGCGTTCGCGGGCGGGAGGTTCCCGCCGACCGTGACCGTCTCGGTCGCCGACGTGCGCTCGCCCTGATAGGTGGTGACGACCTGCGCGGGTATCATCGTCTTCCCCCACCCACTCTCGGCAACCTCGATTTCGAGGTGTTCACCCGCATCCAACGCGACCGTCGTCCGATAGGTCCCCGACCGCGACGCCCGATACCGGCCGCCGCCGAACCGCCGCTCGACCGTCGTCAGCTGGCGACACCCCGACTCGTCGCACGCCGAGACCGTAAACCGGCCGTGCATCCCGCCGTACTGGGTGTTGCGCATCTTCCACTCGACTGCGACCTCGTAGGTGCCGTTCCGCCGCACCTCGACCACGCCGGTCTCGCCGTCAGTCAACTGCGACACCACCGCCCGCGTCGGCCGCGCATCCAACCCCAGCGTCTCACTATCAGTCACGCGGTTCTCCGAGAGGTTCGCCGCGAGGTCGACGCGCACGTCCCGCGGCGGCATGTTCCCTCGAACCGGGAGTGTCGGAGCCGACCCCGACCCCGTATAGGTGCCTGATGTCGAGACGCGCTCGCTGGCAACCTGTCCGGAGAGTCCAAGACGTTGGCGGTCGGGTACGCGATTCCCGTCGATAGGGACCGTTTCGGCCGTGTTGTGGCCCGAAACAGTCTTGGTCTGCTCGCCCGCCGTGTACAACCCCGTAAGCGAGACCGACGTATTCTCAGCATTCAGTGGTTGCGCGAACTGTATCGTGGACGCCAGCGCCGACCCGGTGCCCGTGAGTTCGATACGCTGACTCGGCCGCGTCAACAACCGGAGCGAGTTCTCCGCAACCGTCCCGTCCGCGGTCTCGAAAAACACCACGTTCTCCGGGCTTCCCTGTACGCGGAGGTCGCCCGCCTCTGTCACCGTGACGTTCACCGGCCGACTCGCCGCCAGCGAACTCCCCGTCGGTGGCTCGACGAACAGCGTGTCGTTCCCCGGCGTGACGTTCCCGAACTCGAACGTCCCGTTCGCGCCGGTCGTCACCGTCCGCCCCGCACGCTCTAAGTAGACGGTTGCGCCCGCGACCGCGTGGTCGGCGTCGTCGTAGACCGCGCCGCGAATTACGTCGGTGGTCGCTGTCTCGGAGGTGTTGGTCGGGTCGTACTCGTCGCTCGGCCACTGCCAGTCGTAGTCGCCCGACGCGGGCGTCTGGGTCGGCCAGTCGATACCGTCCGGGTCCCACTCCCGCAAGTCCGACTTCACGTCTTCAAGCGGCACTGGCTCGACCGAAGGGAGTTGACTGCCGTACTCGCCAGCGTGAACCTCCCAGTTGACTATCGCCCGCCGCGCATCCGAGACGTTCTCGTAGACGTACGGGCGCTCGGCGTACGTCCCGTTCGGATACAGATAGACCAAGGAGTCGTTGATTCGTCCGGCAACGACGTAGCTACCGTTGAACTCGAACGCCGTCCAATTACTCGACTGATAGAGCGCCGTACTGTTCGGTGCGTCCGGCCGCGGATACTGTGACGGGTCCGTCTCGTGTTTCGCACGCCACGCCAGTACCGCGTCTCGCGCGTTCGCCCGCGACGAGAAGAAATACGGCGTCCGCGTCACGTTCCCCGCCGGAGTGAGATAAACGACGGTACCGTGTAGGTCGCCGGTCACGACGTACGCGCCGCCGTAGCCGTACACCGTCCAATTACCCATCTCGTCCGAGACGGTGAGACTGGCGTCGGCCGTCGAGAGGTTCTCGTAGGGCGCGTCCGACGCGCTCGCCGTCCCACCCAATCCGGGGTTGACCGACAGCGACAGGCCGCCGGACGCGAGTACGGCCGCAACGGCCAGCAGGCAGACCGCCGCGACCATCGCGGCCGTCCGCAAACTGAACTCGCGGACCACGCCCGCAAGGTCGAAGTCGAACCCAACGCCGACGCCGACGCCCGACGAGAGTTGACGGCGCACCTCCTCGGGCGGCACCCGTTCGACCTCACAGTCGTCGTTCGGACACTGTGTCGCGTACACGTACTCCTCGCGCCTCGTGTCGTACTGGCCGGTGATACGGTCGATACTGTCGAGTCCGGTCGTGAAACACGCCGGACACTGTAACTCCGTTCTGTCGCTCGCCTCGCCATCTGGATAACTTCCTGTCATACTCTCGATAGTCACTCCGCTCGTACTGCATTAATTGAACTATCTATACAGCTAACTGTAGTCGTGTATCTAGCGTATAGAGACGTAGCGTCACTAATACGTTCTGCTCGGCGAACCTGAAGCACGGTCTACCGAGTCGAGAAACGAGACCTCGGAATAGGGTGGATAGCCGAGTCTCAACACGTAAGTTAGAGGGTAGAAACGTGTAAGTAGGCGATTCACCGGAGGGATATGGAATAGATTAATGGCGGGGCGGCGAGATGGTCGGGTAGAGCGCATGTACCGGAAAATTGACCGTTCATTCCAACCAACCGCACGGCCTACTTACTTCTCAAATTGCGCTAACTAGACAGTGCCTGAGAGTCACAGCTGTTTGTTTTCGTACTTGATAACTGTTCAGATCGCAGTTGTTGTTTATTGATTGCTTAGCACGTCAAGTCGCTCTTTCGCGGCCTCTAACTCTTCTCCAAGTCGGAGCAAGTAATCATCTTTTTTGAGGTCAGGATTTAGTTTGAGGACATCACGGTAGTACTCCTCAGAAGCCTGAACAAGTTCAGTAATCCACTCCTGTTTTGTAACTGTAAATGTCCTTTCCATTTCCCAACGTTCTTCAGGGTTTTCTGCACCTTCAAGATGGAGACAATGAGTAAGATCAACTGTCTCGTCGTAAGGCTCAGCCACAAGATACGATGGACCATTCCGAAATGTAACCCTCGTCTCAGATCCGGAGACAATTGCTTCTGTTTGAGCAAGTAAACGTGCCAAATCTTCTGACAGCCACACACCAACGTAAGTGTCATCAGTTCCAATGAGATACTCTCCGTCAATCTTAGTTTTCAGATGACCAAATGGGTCTGAGTCGTTTTCGTCGCAAACCCGCTGCCGAAAGTTCTCGGCATACGTGATTTCAAACTTGACAGCAGACGTTGTCGGAACCATACCGTTACTTCACTCCTTGTCCCGGGATTACTCTTCGAACCGAACTACCTTTCTCTGGAAAGGCAGTTTCAATGGAACCGTCCGGTTGCACGACAACCCGCATTTGGGTGATTCCTATGTCATCGAATCCATGTTCACTCGGATCTAGCATATATTCAACTTTCCCCCGGGCACTTCCCCCAGACGTTTTCCCGCGTCGGACGGTTAAATAGATTAGTTTTTTAACCTCTGCTGGGGAGAGTTCGTTCGGTATTTTTTCGCCTTTAACGGTCTGCCCTATTGGAAAGAGTGAGGTAACTTGCTCACCATCTTGAGAACCAGTGAGATGCCTAACAGCAATATGGAGCCAACCATCTCCACCTGCGTTGGCATCACCCAACTCAAGCCAAATTGTCTCCGACTGTGAATCATATTCGGTGTTTTCCGGTTTAACTACAAGTCCCGTCTCACTAAGGTCGGCTCCCTCGTCAGCAATCTTAACTAAATCTTCTACTGTTACGTCGTCACTGACGTAGTAGTCATCGTCGTTTCCACGACTCTCTAGTAGCTTCGAAATCCGCCGGAGGTCGTTGCTCCCGATTCGATTGTTCTCGTAGGCTTGTAGGAGTTTCCGACGTTCTGCACGACTCAGTTCACCATTCCGTTCCAATTTAGCGAATCGTTTGGCGACATCGGGGTCAATGTCGTCGGCCTGCCGCATGATAGCGACGAAGTTGTCGCCGCCGTCCGCGATGAGTTCGGGGTCGTCGGTCCGTGCAAGCAGTCGCCCGACTACTCGCTGGTCGGCCGACTGCATGCCGTCGATTTGCGAGTGCGTACTCGCCTCTGCGTTCGAGAGTCGCTGGCGTGCGTCGTACTTCCCGGCGGCGGTCTTCACGCCCGCCACCACCCGGCGTCCGCTCTTCTTGCTCAAGTGCCAGCTTCCCTTCGCCGCTCGCTCGCCGAGTTCGAACGTCACCCGCTTTGCGCGCCCGGTCGTCCGCTCCTTCGCCACGTCGTAGTACCGTTTCGCTTCCGAGAGGCGTCCGTTGCGGTCGAGGCGGTCTACGAGGTCGGCGAATCGGTCGGAGTTTTTCACCGCGGTCTGGGCTTGTCCGCCGACCACCAGTTGGACGGCTTGGAACGCCACGTAGCCCGTGTACCAGCCGACGCGGAACGCATCATACTCGGCTTGCTCGCTCGGGTCCGACCTGTCGTAGGGATTGTTCGTCGCTTGTTTCGCTTCGAGACTCTCGACCATCTGGCGGGGGAGTGTGGCGAGAATCTTGTCGATGAGTCCGAGTCGGTCGACGAGAGTGGCGAGTTGCTCGAACGCTCCGAGGAACGCGAGTGGCTGGTCGGTGAGCGCTTTGACCGTCTGCGCGGTGGAACCGGCTCCGACGGTGAATCCCGAGAGCATTCCGGCGAACATCGAGGCGCGTTCCGGGCCGAGGTCAGACTGGGTGGTGAGTTCTTTGACGGTCGCGCCGTAGACGTTCGCGCGTTCCATCGCCACCTGCTGGCGGCGGTTGTCGTGGGTGTCGCGGGCGTGAACCACGACGCTCGTCCCGGTCAATCCGTCGAGAATCGTCTCGGGCAGACCCGTCTCGAACGCGCGGGACTGACTCCCGTGGCGGTCGCCACCCCACGTCGTCCGCGTCTGGACCTCGCCGTTTTTCGTGAGCCGTGAGGACGCCACCCCGCTCGGGTCGTCCACCCGGTAGCCGACCGCGTACGACGTATCCCCGCTGAACGCGTCTTTGCCGAACTCGGCGCGGAACACGTCGATGGTCGGCCCCTCGTAGTCGGCGAGCGTCGGGTCCGACCCGCCACGTCTCTCCTCGGCGTCGGCGATACCGTCGCCGTCCGTGTCGGCGCGCGTCGGGTCGGTGCCCAGGTCGAGTTCTCGACCGTCGTCGAGGCCGTCGTCGTCCGAATCCTGCCGCATCGGGTCGCTTCTTTGTTTAGTTTCTCTTGTCCGGCGAACTTCGTCACTTCGTCTCCATCTACCACAATTTTCATTTCGCCTTGTATGGTTCCGGGAAGGAGACTTCCATCAGATTCTAGATTTCTAAATCCGATTGAAACGATACAGCTTGTCAAATATTCATAAAATTAAGCGAGTTCATTGTAGGATGTTGGTTGTTCTTTTTCACTCTGGAAGATTCCACTCGTCAGAAGAAACTACGTTGTCGATTAATTCCGGTAGGTTTTCCCGCTTATATTCTAACCAGTCTACAAGCTTTCCCTGAGTTGACTTAGTAATTAGCTCCTCATTTTCACCAGCAGCCAGAACTGTAGTACTGAAGATCGCTTGTACACTCATGATGGGGCCCTCTGCGAAATGAGCGTTCGGATTCCCTACTTCACGGTAAACCTTTTCAGCGGAATCATACGCCCTAGTAGCACCTTCAAGGCCCGCAACTAATCGAAAATCGCCAATAAATTCATGCCAAACACCACGTTCAGCTTGGTCAGGAGGATGTGTCGGCTCAGGTCTTTCCCTCATGCGTGCTGCGTATTCCTCTGCGAGTTGGATACCAAGTTGAGCAGCAAATCGGCACTGCCGATTTTGATCGGCAAGCCGATAGCAGAGGCACGCTTTAAATAACATCCGTAATTCCATTGCCCAACTAGCAGAACCGAACCATTGTCCGGCCTCCTCAAAGCTAGCTTGAACGTAGGTATCTCCAGCAACACCAAACCTACGGTCCTTTGCAAGAGATGTTGCTTCCTCTTCTAGTTCGCTACGACGGTTAGTTGTCATTAGCAGTTAACCTCCTCTAACGGGTCGTCTTTGTAGTTTCTTGCGGCGTCCTCTGCCTTATCAGCACTGTCGAAGAACTATATCAGCTATCGTTTTAGTGTTGATATAGTGGTGAGGACATATTGGGTATACAAATTTCTATAAATCTATTCCGATTGAGAAATGAGCTTGTCAAAGGCATCCGGGAGGTGTTCTTGTTTGTATTTAACCCATTCACTAAATGTCATCTCTTGCATTAT
It encodes:
- a CDS encoding carboxypeptidase-like regulatory domain-containing protein; amino-acid sequence: MTGSYPDGEASDRTELQCPACFTTGLDSIDRITGQYDTRREEYVYATQCPNDDCEVERVPPEEVRRQLSSGVGVGVGFDFDLAGVVREFSLRTAAMVAAVCLLAVAAVLASGGLSLSVNPGLGGTASASDAPYENLSTADASLTVSDEMGNWTVYGYGGAYVVTGDLHGTVVYLTPAGNVTRTPYFFSSRANARDAVLAWRAKHETDPSQYPRPDAPNSTALYQSSNWTAFEFNGSYVVAGRINDSLVYLYPNGTYAERPYVYENVSDARRAIVNWEVHAGEYGSQLPSVEPVPLEDVKSDLREWDPDGIDWPTQTPASGDYDWQWPSDEYDPTNTSETATTDVIRGAVYDDADHAVAGATVYLERAGRTVTTGANGTFEFGNVTPGNDTLFVEPPTGSSLAASRPVNVTVTEAGDLRVQGSPENVVFFETADGTVAENSLRLLTRPSQRIELTGTGSALASTIQFAQPLNAENTSVSLTGLYTAGEQTKTVSGHNTAETVPIDGNRVPDRQRLGLSGQVASERVSTSGTYTGSGSAPTLPVRGNMPPRDVRVDLAANLSENRVTDSETLGLDARPTRAVVSQLTDGETGVVEVRRNGTYEVAVEWKMRNTQYGGMHGRFTVSACDESGCRQLTTVERRFGGGRYRASRSGTYRTTVALDAGEHLEIEVAESGWGKTMIPAQVVTTYQGERTSATETVTVGGNLPPANASLTLTGNDGVETRYGTPRVNVHGNPEDYGSVSREKTRTLFYARESGYYTLRLPWVVKATTATTYGDEHGGRADLALHVGDETVLSKTAETAPGGRDVDSGTYRERVYLNAGETVRAEMEATDAATVRVSGTDAGVVTTAPTGRVEVTVNGRTYQTSALAPGESETPTLSLQNGTNQIEVETTGGKQVGFDLAYTERTGTRRPVVRVGGETVCAFTGVLDGTRTCDVPQSLLDGESARFEITTASGPVAYNVSYRARAAPTNATVTVNGETYRYPSEFDGRGPLTDGVVSRNVSALALGANTVEVATPEVDGLRPTVTATLQYAGEARQTTKPSVVVESPDGTTHRKVVPEAVLGPDGTLNGTYDVVVPADWFGRGWNVVRVETADASQVRAVVQSSGLTRQVRTFNTTA
- a CDS encoding thrombospondin type 3 repeat-containing protein produces the protein MRQDSDDDGLDDGRELDLGTDPTRADTDGDGIADAEERRGGSDPTLADYEGPTIDVFRAEFGKDAFSGDTSYAVGYRVDDPSGVASSRLTKNGEVQTRTTWGGDRHGSQSRAFETGLPETILDGLTGTSVVVHARDTHDNRRQQVAMERANVYGATVKELTTQSDLGPERASMFAGMLSGFTVGAGSTAQTVKALTDQPLAFLGAFEQLATLVDRLGLIDKILATLPRQMVESLEAKQATNNPYDRSDPSEQAEYDAFRVGWYTGYVAFQAVQLVVGGQAQTAVKNSDRFADLVDRLDRNGRLSEAKRYYDVAKERTTGRAKRVTFELGERAAKGSWHLSKKSGRRVVAGVKTAAGKYDARQRLSNAEASTHSQIDGMQSADQRVVGRLLARTDDPELIADGGDNFVAIMRQADDIDPDVAKRFAKLERNGELSRAERRKLLQAYENNRIGSNDLRRISKLLESRGNDDDYYVSDDVTVEDLVKIADEGADLSETGLVVKPENTEYDSQSETIWLELGDANAGGDGWLHIAVRHLTGSQDGEQVTSLFPIGQTVKGEKIPNELSPAEVKKLIYLTVRRGKTSGGSARGKVEYMLDPSEHGFDDIGITQMRVVVQPDGSIETAFPEKGSSVRRVIPGQGVK